The following proteins come from a genomic window of Thiothrix unzii:
- a CDS encoding DUF2189 domain-containing protein translates to MQSISTEQPFTEYPVRQVTLADIPKWLSQGWDDFKANPLSSLLYGAIFAVVGIVMGILSINNPGFYVAEAAGFMLLGPFLALGLYDLSYRRAQGEPTRFLQSAVALQRNPVNLTLYALFLGTLMLLWLGMSAVVMSLFFGDLPVAEQTYMGFVNLLLATKIGWLFTLAFLSVGLMFALVSFVTGVATVPMLLERKVSLVTALNTSIRAILANWKVMLWWAATIAVIIGLGILTFDIGLVIAMPLISYASWHAYRDMVEMV, encoded by the coding sequence ATGCAATCCATTAGCACCGAACAGCCGTTCACTGAGTACCCCGTGCGTCAGGTGACGCTTGCCGATATTCCCAAGTGGTTAAGCCAAGGATGGGATGATTTTAAAGCGAATCCCTTGTCCAGCTTGTTGTATGGGGCGATTTTTGCAGTGGTGGGGATTGTGATGGGTATCCTTTCCATCAACAATCCCGGTTTTTATGTGGCGGAAGCTGCCGGGTTTATGTTGCTGGGGCCGTTTCTCGCGCTGGGTTTGTATGATTTGAGTTACCGCCGCGCTCAAGGCGAACCAACCCGGTTTTTGCAGTCTGCGGTGGCATTGCAGCGTAATCCGGTCAATTTGACCTTATACGCGCTGTTTCTGGGAACACTGATGCTGTTGTGGCTGGGAATGTCAGCGGTAGTGATGAGTCTGTTCTTCGGCGATTTGCCTGTCGCGGAACAAACCTACATGGGGTTTGTTAATTTGCTGTTGGCAACCAAGATTGGTTGGCTGTTTACGTTGGCGTTTTTATCGGTGGGGTTGATGTTCGCGCTGGTGTCGTTTGTGACCGGCGTAGCGACAGTGCCGATGTTGCTGGAGCGTAAGGTGAGCTTGGTGACGGCACTCAATACCAGCATTCGCGCGATTCTCGCTAATTGGAAGGTGATGCTGTGGTGGGCGGCAACGATTGCGGTGATTATTGGGCTGGGGATTTTGACGTTTGATATTGGCTTGGTGATTGCTATGCCGTTGATTTCGTATGCGAGTTGGCACGCTTACCGCGACATGGTTGAGATGGTGTGA
- the secD gene encoding protein translocase subunit SecD, which produces MNRYPLWKYLMIAVVLLIGIIYSVPNFFPSEPAVQLSPKLEQAIDPATMQRFEQVLQAKGLTVRASENDGQQALFRFADTDVQLKASEALKEAVGDQFVVALNLAPSTPGWLRSLNANPMFLGLDLRGGVHFLMEVDMNAALDKQIERYEDEFRDFLRDKDIKYLGISREGDTVLTKFRDAASRDAALAVLSPEYGDKLQFTSPQGTTDLQASISQVAMLNIQKFALQQNITTLRKRVNELGVAEPVIQQQGANRIVVQLPGVQDTARAKEILGATATLEFRLVDEENDPFQAQQSGRAPIGSQVYKERTGDPILLKRKVMLTGDYITDASSGFDENNRPAVHITLDGKGASRFAKVTGENVQKLMAVVFIENKIESKEVDGKQVKTSKTTQEVINVARIQEQLSKRFQITGLDSPKEARDLALLLRAGALAAPVYIVEERTVGPSMGKENIEKGFNSNLWGFIAVVLFMIVYYRMFGIISSIALAINGIFLFALLSMLQATLTLPGLAGIALTLGMAIDANVLINERIREELREGATPQQAIFSGYDRAWGTILDSNLTTLIAGIALFLLGSGPIKGFAVVLCLGILTSMFSAVTVSRAMVNLMYGSKPRLEKIAI; this is translated from the coding sequence ATGAATCGCTATCCACTCTGGAAGTACCTGATGATCGCAGTCGTGCTGCTGATCGGTATTATCTATTCTGTTCCCAATTTTTTCCCGTCCGAACCAGCAGTGCAATTAAGCCCTAAGCTTGAGCAAGCTATCGACCCGGCAACCATGCAACGTTTCGAGCAAGTCTTACAGGCTAAAGGCTTGACGGTACGTGCCAGTGAAAACGACGGGCAGCAAGCCCTGTTCCGCTTTGCTGATACCGATGTGCAGCTCAAAGCCTCCGAAGCTCTGAAAGAAGCGGTGGGTGATCAATTTGTGGTGGCTCTCAATTTAGCCCCTTCCACACCCGGCTGGTTACGTTCGCTCAATGCCAACCCCATGTTCCTCGGTCTTGACCTGCGCGGCGGGGTACATTTCCTGATGGAAGTGGACATGAACGCGGCCTTGGATAAGCAGATTGAACGTTACGAAGACGAATTCCGTGATTTCCTGCGCGACAAAGACATTAAATACTTGGGTATTTCGCGTGAAGGTGACACCGTATTAACCAAATTCCGCGATGCCGCCAGCCGCGATGCTGCGTTAGCGGTACTCAGCCCGGAATACGGCGATAAATTGCAATTCACTTCACCGCAAGGCACGACCGATTTGCAGGCCAGCATTTCACAAGTGGCGATGCTCAATATTCAAAAATTCGCGCTGCAACAAAACATCACCACCTTGCGTAAACGGGTGAATGAATTGGGTGTTGCCGAACCTGTGATCCAGCAACAAGGTGCGAACCGCATTGTGGTGCAACTCCCCGGTGTGCAGGATACGGCGCGTGCTAAAGAGATTCTGGGTGCAACCGCTACCTTGGAATTCCGTTTGGTGGATGAGGAAAATGACCCGTTCCAAGCGCAACAAAGTGGACGCGCACCGATTGGCTCACAAGTTTACAAAGAGCGTACCGGCGACCCGATTTTACTCAAGCGTAAAGTCATGTTGACGGGCGATTACATTACCGATGCATCTTCCGGTTTTGATGAGAATAACCGCCCTGCCGTACACATTACCTTAGACGGTAAAGGCGCGAGCCGCTTTGCTAAAGTCACTGGTGAAAACGTGCAAAAGCTGATGGCTGTTGTCTTTATCGAAAACAAAATCGAAAGCAAGGAAGTGGATGGCAAACAGGTAAAAACCAGTAAAACCACCCAAGAAGTCATTAACGTTGCCCGCATTCAGGAGCAATTGAGCAAACGCTTCCAGATTACCGGACTAGATTCCCCCAAAGAAGCCCGTGACCTCGCGCTGTTATTGCGTGCAGGTGCGCTGGCTGCACCGGTTTACATCGTGGAAGAGCGCACCGTCGGCCCTAGCATGGGTAAGGAAAACATCGAGAAGGGTTTCAACTCTAATCTGTGGGGTTTCATCGCGGTTGTGTTGTTTATGATCGTTTATTACCGGATGTTCGGGATAATTTCCAGCATCGCGTTGGCTATCAATGGCATTTTCTTATTCGCGCTCCTGTCTATGCTGCAAGCAACATTAACTTTACCGGGCTTGGCGGGTATCGCCCTGACGCTGGGTATGGCGATTGATGCCAACGTATTGATTAATGAGCGTATCCGTGAGGAATTGCGCGAAGGTGCAACGCCGCAACAGGCTATCTTCTCAGGTTACGACCGAGCGTGGGGAACCATTCTTGACTCCAACTTGACGACATTAATCGCGGGGATCGCGCTGTTCTTATTGGGTTCTGGCCCGATCAAAGGTTTTGCCGTGGTGTTGTGCCTTGGTATTTTGACTTCGATGTTCAGTGCTGTCACCGTTTCCCGTGCGATGGTGAATCTCATGTACGGCTCTAAACCACGTCTAGAAAAGATCGCCATTTAA
- a CDS encoding YggL family protein, giving the protein MNAISTTQRSRRLRKKLKLEEFQEFGFDIKITLTPASEETLDVAMDAWIRFVEANAWGFGGGGNPNQLIGFVTKARGGSLTEADIALVKTWGSEQAWVEETVVGELTDAWYD; this is encoded by the coding sequence ATGAACGCCATTTCTACTACGCAACGCAGCCGTCGTCTTCGCAAAAAACTCAAATTGGAAGAATTCCAAGAGTTCGGCTTTGACATCAAAATCACCTTAACACCCGCATCCGAAGAAACCCTTGATGTCGCAATGGATGCCTGGATTCGCTTTGTGGAAGCCAATGCATGGGGATTTGGCGGCGGCGGCAATCCTAACCAACTAATTGGTTTTGTCACCAAAGCACGCGGTGGCAGCCTCACCGAAGCCGACATCGCGCTCGTCAAAACCTGGGGCAGTGAACAAGCATGGGTTGAAGAAACCGTAGTCGGTGAACTCACCGATGCATGGTACGACTAA
- the epmA gene encoding EF-P lysine aminoacylase EpmA: MNLTALQQRASLNHQVRVFFAERAVLEVETPALSQAGNTDPFIDSFSVNTAQGLRYLHTSPEYPMKRLLAAGSGDIYQLCKVWRRDESGKRHNPEFTMLEWYRLGFTWQQLMQEVAALLHTLIPHLQKPARFCSYREVFLESVQLDPHVASIDELSAVARAHGIEINGEMPVQAWRDLLLTHCVEPQFPADQLTFLYHYPASQSALAKVQMQEGQAVAERFEVYLGALELGNGYQEQTDAAQNRQLLTQDAQTRGNDIPVDERFLAALEQGLPECAGVAVGIDRILMCRMQVNDLKQVIAFPWEVA, from the coding sequence GTGAATCTAACCGCCTTGCAGCAACGCGCTTCTCTGAACCATCAGGTGCGCGTTTTTTTTGCCGAACGCGCGGTGCTGGAAGTCGAAACCCCGGCACTTTCGCAAGCGGGCAATACCGACCCATTCATTGACAGTTTCAGCGTGAATACAGCGCAGGGTTTGCGTTATTTGCACACCTCGCCGGAATACCCGATGAAACGCTTGCTGGCAGCCGGTTCTGGCGACATTTACCAACTCTGCAAAGTGTGGCGGCGTGATGAAAGCGGTAAACGCCATAATCCCGAATTCACCATGCTGGAATGGTATCGCCTCGGTTTCACTTGGCAGCAATTGATGCAAGAAGTCGCAGCTTTATTGCACACATTGATTCCGCACTTGCAAAAGCCTGCGCGTTTTTGCAGTTACCGTGAGGTTTTCCTTGAAAGCGTCCAGCTTGACCCCCATGTTGCCAGCATTGACGAGTTATCCGCTGTAGCACGAGCGCACGGTATCGAGATCAACGGTGAAATGCCGGTGCAGGCGTGGCGTGACTTATTACTCACCCATTGCGTCGAGCCGCAATTCCCTGCTGACCAATTGACCTTCCTTTACCACTACCCTGCCAGCCAAAGTGCCTTGGCGAAAGTGCAAATGCAGGAAGGGCAAGCGGTTGCGGAACGTTTTGAGGTTTATTTAGGCGCGTTGGAACTGGGCAACGGTTATCAGGAACAAACTGATGCTGCGCAAAATCGCCAGTTATTAACGCAGGATGCGCAAACACGCGGCAATGACATCCCCGTGGATGAACGGTTTCTTGCCGCGCTGGAACAGGGATTGCCAGAATGTGCCGGGGTTGCGGTAGGTATCGACCGGATTCTGATGTGTAGGATGCAAGTAAATGACCTGAAACAGGTTATCGCTTTTCCGTGGGAGGTGGCATAA
- a CDS encoding right-handed parallel beta-helix repeat-containing protein translates to MATTHFVIPGTVFAWNRVKSGDMVLLKSGDHGDLIINNVGDHTALVNVIPENGAIITLNRLVINTCTNLVFNGKGKVTIRSKGQTSADVPLVSVLGGQGNVVQWCYIHTAASRTGWQAAQWLKARDGVFVAGDDCKISNNTIHNVRTGITLRGWSCDAMSNTIDGFCVDGIRMLADYTTAADNVIMHSFMGNPNNHNDAIQLWSASAANPQEGILNGVIIQRNRIFNRSTAPGGLREMQGIGCFDGVIRRALIRDNLVQTDHYHGITLGVAEYCTISGNTVIGSDPAGIRQPWIMIGTNKTNRLSWRNTVTGNKAMDFKLTGNYTASGNQDLEPTQVASLMPMDALEPLLSAVA, encoded by the coding sequence ATGGCTACAACGCATTTTGTGATACCGGGCACGGTATTCGCTTGGAACAGGGTCAAATCAGGGGATATGGTCTTGTTAAAATCCGGTGATCACGGTGATTTAATCATTAATAATGTCGGCGATCACACCGCACTCGTTAACGTCATACCGGAAAACGGCGCAATCATTACCTTAAACCGCTTGGTCATTAATACCTGCACTAATTTGGTATTCAATGGCAAAGGCAAAGTTACCATTCGCAGCAAAGGGCAAACCTCCGCCGATGTACCGCTGGTATCAGTATTGGGCGGGCAGGGTAATGTGGTGCAATGGTGTTACATCCACACCGCTGCCAGCCGCACCGGTTGGCAAGCCGCACAATGGCTGAAAGCGCGGGACGGGGTGTTTGTTGCAGGCGATGATTGCAAAATCAGCAATAACACCATTCACAATGTACGCACCGGCATTACCTTACGCGGCTGGAGTTGTGATGCAATGTCTAACACCATTGACGGTTTTTGCGTGGATGGCATTCGGATGTTAGCGGATTACACCACGGCTGCGGATAATGTGATCATGCACTCGTTCATGGGAAATCCGAATAACCACAATGATGCGATTCAGTTGTGGAGTGCCTCCGCCGCCAATCCGCAAGAAGGCATTTTAAACGGGGTCATTATCCAGCGTAACCGCATCTTTAACCGCTCAACTGCACCGGGTGGATTGCGTGAAATGCAGGGTATCGGGTGTTTTGATGGGGTGATTCGGCGGGCGTTAATCCGTGATAACTTGGTGCAAACCGACCATTACCACGGGATTACGTTGGGCGTGGCGGAATATTGCACCATCAGCGGCAATACCGTGATTGGCAGCGATCCGGCGGGTATCCGTCAACCGTGGATTATGATTGGAACCAATAAAACCAATCGTTTAAGTTGGCGCAATACGGTGACAGGCAATAAAGCGATGGACTTCAAGCTCACCGGTAATTACACCGCCAGCGGCAATCAGGATTTAGAACCCACGCAAGTCGCTAGTTTGATGCCTATGGACGCGCTGGAACCGCTGCTGTCTGCGGTTGCCTGA
- the secF gene encoding protein translocase subunit SecF codes for MIEFFHFKKAIPFMRYGKTTTAISLATFLFSVFALFYYGLNLGVDFTGGTVMEVRYTQAAPIDAIRETIKASGYHEVAVQNFGSTQDVLIRLPLKEGVSSAQVSEEIMGVLKSGTPDVTLSKVDFVGGQVGQELYENGGLALILVAAGIIIYLAFRFEWRFAISAAVANLHDVVIILGLFAFFQWQFDLTVLAAVLAVLGYSVNESVVVFDRIRENIRTMRDETIPDIIDSAITTTMSRTIITHLSTQTMVTAMLWFGGEALHNFALALTIGIMFGIYSSVLVAAPLLLMFGLKREHMIPKEDEKIEGMNADGSVV; via the coding sequence ATGATAGAGTTTTTTCATTTCAAAAAAGCCATACCGTTCATGCGGTACGGCAAGACCACGACCGCTATCTCACTGGCGACGTTCTTGTTTTCAGTGTTTGCGTTGTTTTACTACGGCTTAAATCTGGGCGTTGACTTCACAGGCGGCACAGTCATGGAAGTGCGGTACACACAAGCCGCACCCATCGACGCTATCCGCGAAACCATCAAAGCCAGCGGTTATCACGAAGTGGCGGTACAAAACTTCGGCTCGACCCAAGATGTACTGATTCGCTTACCGTTGAAAGAAGGCGTTTCCAGTGCGCAGGTCAGCGAAGAAATCATGGGCGTGCTGAAATCTGGCACACCGGATGTCACTTTGAGCAAAGTCGATTTCGTTGGTGGGCAAGTCGGGCAGGAACTGTATGAAAACGGTGGTTTAGCCCTGATCTTGGTGGCAGCGGGCATCATTATTTACTTAGCGTTTCGTTTCGAGTGGCGTTTTGCAATCTCTGCCGCCGTCGCAAATTTGCATGACGTGGTAATCATTCTTGGTCTGTTTGCATTCTTCCAATGGCAGTTTGACTTAACCGTGCTGGCGGCGGTGCTGGCAGTATTGGGCTATTCAGTGAACGAATCCGTGGTCGTGTTTGACCGGATTCGGGAAAACATCCGCACCATGCGTGATGAAACCATACCCGATATTATCGACAGCGCGATTACCACTACTATGTCGCGCACCATCATTACCCACTTGTCTACCCAAACGATGGTAACGGCGATGCTATGGTTTGGTGGTGAAGCGTTGCATAACTTCGCGCTGGCACTGACTATCGGGATTATGTTCGGGATTTACTCATCGGTACTGGTGGCTGCGCCGCTGCTGCTAATGTTTGGGTTGAAGCGCGAACACATGATCCCGAAAGAAGACGAAAAGATTGAAGGGATGAATGCGGATGGTTCGGTGGTTTAA
- the tsaD gene encoding tRNA (adenosine(37)-N6)-threonylcarbamoyltransferase complex transferase subunit TsaD has product MRVLGIETSCDETGVAIYDTDHGLLAHRLFSQIAMHAEYGGVVPELASRDHVRRVLPLVRETLADAQMNMGDIQGVAYTAGPGLIGALLTGASIARSLAWGLGVPAVGVHHMEGHLLAPMLEENPPELPFVALLVSGGHTMLVDVPRIGEYHILGESVDDAAGEAFDKTAKLMGLDYPGGPLLAKLAEQGRPGQYKFPRPMVDRPGCDFSFSGLKTFSLTTWQNSTQTLQDKADIALAFEEAVVDTLFIKCRRALEQAGRKRLVVAGGVGANQRLRAKLATLNAQVYFPRLAFCTDNGAMIAYAGALRLQAGASEPAVFQARPRWPLTELRGL; this is encoded by the coding sequence ATGCGCGTTCTTGGAATAGAGACCTCTTGCGACGAAACTGGTGTCGCGATTTACGATACCGATCACGGCTTGTTGGCGCACCGTTTGTTTAGCCAAATTGCGATGCACGCGGAATACGGCGGGGTCGTGCCGGAGCTGGCTTCGCGTGACCATGTGCGCAGGGTATTACCGCTGGTGCGTGAAACCTTGGCGGATGCGCAAATGAACATGGGCGATATTCAAGGGGTGGCTTACACCGCTGGCCCCGGCTTGATTGGGGCGTTGCTGACGGGGGCATCCATTGCACGTTCGTTGGCGTGGGGCTTAGGGGTTCCGGCAGTGGGCGTGCATCACATGGAAGGCCATTTACTCGCGCCGATGTTAGAGGAAAATCCCCCGGAATTACCGTTTGTGGCGTTGCTGGTGTCGGGTGGACACACCATGCTGGTGGATGTGCCGCGCATTGGTGAGTACCACATTTTGGGGGAAAGCGTTGACGATGCCGCTGGGGAAGCCTTCGACAAAACCGCTAAATTGATGGGTTTGGATTATCCGGGTGGCCCGTTACTGGCAAAGCTGGCAGAGCAGGGCAGACCGGGGCAGTACAAATTCCCGCGTCCGATGGTGGATCGTCCGGGTTGTGATTTCAGTTTCAGCGGGTTAAAAACGTTTTCACTGACGACTTGGCAAAATTCTACCCAAACCTTGCAGGATAAAGCCGATATTGCGCTGGCGTTTGAAGAGGCGGTTGTTGATACCTTGTTTATCAAATGTCGCCGTGCTTTAGAACAAGCGGGGCGCAAGCGTTTGGTGGTGGCTGGTGGTGTGGGGGCGAATCAGCGGTTGCGGGCGAAGCTGGCTACCTTGAATGCGCAAGTGTATTTCCCGCGCTTGGCGTTTTGCACCGATAACGGCGCGATGATTGCTTACGCGGGGGCGTTGCGCTTACAAGCAGGAGCAAGTGAACCAGCAGTGTTTCAGGCGCGTCCGCGTTGGCCGCTGACGGAGTTACGCGGTTTATAA
- the yajC gene encoding preprotein translocase subunit YajC, translated as MDFLISNAHAEGAAAPAGGGIEMLLMMGVFFAIMYFMIIRPQQKRAKEHKQMLEALSKGDEIVTGGGILGKVAGINDSFIELAIADNVTIKVQKQAVASVLPKGTMKGA; from the coding sequence GTGGACTTTCTGATTTCTAACGCTCATGCAGAAGGTGCGGCTGCACCTGCCGGTGGTGGCATTGAAATGCTGCTGATGATGGGCGTATTTTTCGCCATCATGTATTTCATGATTATTCGCCCTCAACAAAAACGGGCTAAAGAACACAAACAAATGCTGGAAGCCCTGAGCAAAGGTGATGAAATCGTCACTGGCGGCGGCATTCTGGGTAAAGTTGCGGGCATTAACGATAGTTTTATCGAACTTGCTATTGCTGATAATGTCACTATTAAAGTACAAAAACAGGCTGTTGCTTCTGTCCTGCCCAAAGGCACGATGAAAGGCGCATAG
- a CDS encoding formylglycine-generating enzyme family protein, which yields MATAEFFRADPPTPHVDELNALEVRELQLNAAKIANLPPHFRDSCKSGELAPEMTVIPPGRFEMGSEPAEYGHRREEYPRHLTTIHRAFAIGTYPITAAEFEQFRQATEWFLRPELIWHSGRLPVINIRMEDIKLYLEWLSAETGQRYRLPTEAEWEYAARAGTITPFYHGDDVSCKEVHFNPLFPYKESQEKRRWYMPRCFPSPKASETGIRTANAWGLHDMHGNVWEFTSNHWTTSHLYANRDGSPSTSANPHWYVTKGGSWFDPAVLARSAARKKRYLDELDTNLGFRVVREL from the coding sequence ATGGCAACAGCAGAATTTTTTCGCGCAGATCCCCCCACGCCGCACGTCGATGAGTTAAATGCGTTGGAGGTCAGGGAGTTACAGCTTAATGCTGCGAAAATTGCCAACCTGCCCCCTCACTTCAGAGATAGCTGCAAATCGGGGGAATTAGCCCCGGAAATGACAGTAATTCCACCCGGACGCTTTGAAATGGGTTCGGAACCTGCTGAATACGGGCATCGCCGCGAAGAATACCCGCGTCACCTCACCACCATTCACCGCGCGTTTGCGATTGGCACTTACCCCATCACTGCCGCTGAATTCGAGCAATTCCGGCAAGCAACCGAATGGTTTTTACGCCCAGAACTGATCTGGCATAGCGGGCGATTACCCGTCATTAATATCCGCATGGAAGACATCAAACTGTATCTGGAATGGCTCAGTGCTGAAACCGGGCAGCGTTACCGCTTGCCGACCGAAGCAGAATGGGAATACGCAGCACGCGCTGGCACTATCACGCCGTTTTACCACGGTGATGATGTGAGCTGTAAGGAAGTGCATTTCAACCCGCTATTTCCGTACAAGGAAAGCCAGGAAAAACGTCGCTGGTATATGCCACGCTGTTTCCCGTCCCCCAAGGCCAGTGAAACCGGGATTCGCACCGCGAATGCGTGGGGCTTACACGATATGCACGGTAATGTCTGGGAATTCACCAGCAATCACTGGACAACTTCCCACCTGTATGCGAACCGCGATGGCAGCCCGTCGACTTCCGCTAACCCGCACTGGTATGTCACCAAGGGCGGTTCGTGGTTTGATCCGGCGGTATTAGCCCGCAGTGCGGCACGCAAAAAACGTTACCTTGATGAACTCGATACTAATTTGGGCTTTCGGGTAGTGCGCGAATTATAA
- the efp gene encoding elongation factor P — protein MATYGSNDLRSGVKIILNGDPYTVVESDFVKPGKGQAFTRARVRNLKTGRTIEQTFKSTETHEGADVEDREMEYLYSDGENWTFMDTTTFEQLDAGATAMADAVKWLKGNEKCIVTLWNGVPLQVTTPNFAELKITQTDPGVRGDTATGGTKPATLETGAVVKVPLYMEEGEILKIDTRTGEYVSRVKA, from the coding sequence ATGGCCACCTACGGCAGCAATGATTTACGATCTGGTGTAAAAATTATCCTCAATGGCGACCCTTACACTGTCGTAGAAAGTGACTTTGTAAAACCCGGCAAAGGTCAAGCGTTCACCCGCGCCCGTGTCCGCAATCTCAAAACCGGACGCACCATCGAACAAACGTTCAAATCAACTGAAACCCACGAAGGGGCAGACGTTGAAGACCGCGAAATGGAATACCTGTATTCCGACGGCGAAAACTGGACATTTATGGACACCACCACCTTTGAACAGCTTGATGCAGGTGCGACCGCGATGGCTGATGCCGTCAAATGGCTCAAAGGTAATGAAAAGTGCATCGTCACTTTATGGAACGGCGTACCGCTCCAAGTGACTACCCCTAACTTTGCCGAACTCAAAATTACCCAAACTGATCCCGGTGTACGTGGTGATACCGCGACGGGCGGCACTAAGCCTGCCACTTTGGAAACCGGCGCAGTCGTAAAAGTGCCGCTTTACATGGAAGAAGGCGAAATCCTCAAAATCGACACCCGCACTGGCGAATACGTTTCCCGCGTCAAAGCGTGA
- a CDS encoding phosphate-starvation-inducible protein PsiE, with product MQRIRNAGNFLEKVGDLAVEAFHVLGLFVIGGTIVWSATHAYLVDIMQKPYASLDDILLLFIYLELGAMVGIFFRTHRLPVIFLLFISMTALTRYLAIDLKDFDNMKIITIVSAILLLAIAAFILRYSESKVSSSEELGLKHHDLSDTSGTKIS from the coding sequence ATGCAGAGAATACGCAACGCAGGCAATTTTTTGGAAAAAGTAGGGGACTTAGCAGTGGAGGCTTTCCACGTACTGGGATTGTTTGTTATCGGCGGTACGATTGTGTGGTCGGCTACCCACGCTTACCTAGTGGATATTATGCAAAAACCCTACGCGAGTCTGGATGACATTCTGCTACTTTTCATTTATCTGGAATTGGGGGCAATGGTCGGCATCTTCTTCCGCACACATCGTCTGCCGGTCATTTTCCTGCTCTTCATCTCCATGACTGCGCTGACCCGTTATCTCGCAATTGACTTGAAAGATTTTGACAATATGAAAATCATCACCATTGTCTCGGCGATTTTGCTGCTGGCGATAGCGGCATTTATCCTGCGCTACAGCGAAAGCAAGGTATCTTCCTCGGAAGAGCTGGGGCTGAAACACCATGATTTGAGTGATACGAGCGGGACGAAGATTTCGTGA
- a CDS encoding sialate O-acetylesterase — translation MRIFGGISLLLLLLLHPATLWAKDRLIIMAGQSNMMGRGKTFHLPANYKNTPKNIAFFYQGRPHKLAEFAFFGPEVAFAHEVARAFPQDRIILVKQAATGSSIKQWQPDGALYRGLLRQIGFATDTYPATVDAVLWMQGESDARSQAQEANQYGSRLEHLVQRFRIDLAAPHSLFLVGQINPEHPAFLMTNNVRQQQQRIQQQVPNTVLISTDGLGKMADRIHYDAQGQLQLGKRFAQAYIKRAKS, via the coding sequence ATGCGGATATTCGGGGGAATCAGCCTCTTACTGTTGCTACTGCTGCACCCGGCTACGTTGTGGGCAAAAGACCGGCTGATTATTATGGCGGGTCAATCCAATATGATGGGGCGCGGTAAAACCTTCCACTTACCCGCCAACTACAAAAACACCCCCAAGAACATCGCGTTCTTTTACCAAGGCCGCCCCCATAAACTGGCTGAATTCGCGTTTTTTGGCCCGGAAGTCGCGTTTGCGCACGAAGTCGCCCGCGCATTTCCGCAAGACCGCATTATTTTGGTCAAACAAGCCGCGACAGGCAGCTCAATCAAGCAATGGCAGCCGGACGGCGCATTGTACCGGGGGCTATTACGGCAAATCGGTTTCGCGACGGACACCTACCCCGCCACCGTGGATGCGGTATTGTGGATGCAAGGCGAAAGCGACGCACGGAGCCAAGCGCAAGAAGCCAACCAGTACGGTTCACGGCTGGAACACTTGGTGCAACGCTTTCGCATCGACCTTGCCGCGCCGCACAGTTTGTTTCTTGTAGGGCAAATTAACCCGGAACATCCCGCTTTCCTGATGACTAATAACGTCAGGCAGCAACAGCAACGCATCCAGCAACAAGTGCCTAACACGGTGCTGATTTCAACCGACGGTTTAGGAAAAATGGCCGACCGCATCCATTATGACGCGCAAGGGCAACTGCAATTGGGAAAACGTTTTGCACAAGCCTATATTAAACGCGCAAAATCCTAA